One Synechococcus sp. JA-2-3B'a(2-13) genomic window carries:
- a CDS encoding O-antigen ligase family protein, with protein MSSSAPVSSQQLSPDPLPSQPRGWLLAAAALIPVNLAPSLLLALVGTIQGYTRCGGRILRDPLFGLAALLSLAAVGVAFWGEDWRLSLPGMFNYWPFLLMLPAFADALASRGSGTEFHPVGRRRLAQMLVLGSGLMLLLGWGEVLWEWQGHFFLGPVWITGVAGGERPAAAFTSPNILAIYLVIHLCLAAGLWLDRADRDWPQAVGLGAVLGLGSLLLLLTASRNGWGVGGLALMMGLALRRCWWGIGILVGIGLAGLAAAWDWPGWRAVVPRLIWSRLADTFDPQALHFSSTANRLDAWHFALQMARERPLTGWGWQSFAALYNAQEPPELLGHCHNLYLHLAAEGGIPLLLGHLILWGWILARGWHAWRRSQESVLLGMLLALTAFFASGLLDVVMLDGRIHLLVTLLLGAVWGASLEQRSTKGQCNQDLG; from the coding sequence ATGTCTTCTTCGGCACCGGTTTCATCTCAACAACTGTCGCCGGATCCCTTGCCCTCTCAACCGCGGGGCTGGCTGCTGGCAGCAGCGGCGCTGATCCCGGTGAATCTAGCCCCCAGCTTGCTGTTGGCTTTGGTGGGAACGATTCAGGGTTATACCCGCTGCGGTGGCCGGATCCTGCGGGATCCTCTATTTGGACTGGCGGCTCTCCTGAGCCTGGCTGCGGTGGGAGTGGCCTTTTGGGGGGAGGATTGGCGACTGAGCCTGCCGGGGATGTTCAACTACTGGCCTTTTTTGTTGATGCTGCCGGCCTTTGCCGATGCGCTGGCCTCTCGCGGTAGCGGGACGGAGTTCCATCCTGTAGGCCGTCGGCGTTTGGCCCAGATGTTGGTGTTGGGCAGCGGGCTGATGCTGCTTTTGGGTTGGGGAGAAGTGCTGTGGGAATGGCAGGGGCACTTCTTCTTGGGGCCGGTTTGGATCACGGGGGTTGCCGGGGGAGAGCGACCGGCGGCAGCTTTTACTTCCCCCAATATCCTGGCCATCTACCTGGTGATCCACCTGTGTTTGGCGGCAGGGCTGTGGCTGGATCGAGCCGATAGAGACTGGCCACAGGCAGTAGGGCTGGGAGCTGTGCTGGGGCTGGGATCCCTCTTGTTGCTGCTGACAGCCTCTCGCAACGGCTGGGGAGTGGGGGGGCTGGCGCTGATGATGGGGCTGGCCCTGCGGCGCTGTTGGTGGGGGATCGGGATCTTGGTCGGCATAGGGTTGGCTGGTTTGGCTGCTGCTTGGGATTGGCCGGGCTGGCGGGCCGTAGTGCCCCGATTGATTTGGAGCCGTCTGGCAGACACCTTCGATCCCCAGGCGCTCCATTTTAGTTCCACCGCTAACCGTCTGGATGCCTGGCACTTTGCCCTGCAGATGGCGCGAGAGCGGCCTTTGACGGGCTGGGGCTGGCAGAGCTTTGCCGCCCTTTATAATGCTCAGGAGCCGCCGGAGCTGCTGGGCCATTGCCACAATCTGTACCTACACCTGGCAGCCGAGGGTGGGATCCCGCTGTTGCTGGGCCATCTGATCCTGTGGGGCTGGATTTTGGCGCGGGGATGGCATGCTTGGCGGCGCTCTCAAGAAAGTGTCCTGCTGGGGATGCTGCTGGCCTTGACGGCGTTTTTTGCCTCAGGGCTTTTGGATGTGGTGATGTTGGATGGCCGCATCCACCTGTTGGTAACCTTGCTGTTGGGGGC
- a CDS encoding 2Fe-2S iron-sulfur cluster-binding protein has translation MRSSSSVPSYPVHIHDRQRDTHYLIQVPADQYILASAEAQGIQLPFACRNGACTTCAVRVRRGSLYQPEAMGISRELKEQGYGLLCVGYARSELWVETQDEDEVYELQFGRYFGQGQVRPGIPIEDE, from the coding sequence ATGCGTTCTTCCTCTTCTGTCCCTTCTTACCCGGTTCACATCCATGACCGCCAACGGGACACTCACTATCTAATCCAGGTGCCGGCGGATCAATACATTTTGGCCAGCGCCGAGGCCCAAGGGATCCAACTGCCCTTTGCCTGTCGCAACGGCGCCTGTACCACCTGTGCGGTGCGGGTACGGCGGGGATCCCTGTATCAGCCGGAGGCAATGGGCATCTCGCGGGAGCTGAAGGAGCAGGGGTATGGGCTGCTGTGCGTGGGCTATGCCCGCTCGGAGCTGTGGGTAGAAACCCAGGATGAGGATGAGGTGTACGAGCTGCAATTTGGGCGCTACTTCGGCCAGGGGCAGGTCAGGCCAGGGATCCCCATCGAGGATGAGTGA
- a CDS encoding phosphomannose isomerase type II C-terminal cupin domain: MLETPNANLASPEKPSPSLSAETLNKLIESNAESRPWGSFTVLEEGPGYKIKRIVVLPKHRLSLQLHYHRSEHWIVVAGTAKVTCGDEEKLITANQSTYVPPCTKHRLENPGVIPLVIIEVQNGQYLGEDDIVRFSDDYARVNGGQK; encoded by the coding sequence ATGCTGGAAACCCCCAATGCCAATCTGGCCTCACCGGAAAAACCTTCGCCTTCCCTCTCTGCCGAAACCCTCAACAAGCTGATCGAGAGCAATGCTGAAAGTCGGCCTTGGGGGAGCTTTACAGTGCTGGAAGAGGGCCCTGGCTACAAAATCAAGCGGATCGTGGTTTTGCCCAAGCATCGCCTCAGCCTGCAGTTGCACTACCATCGCAGCGAACACTGGATCGTCGTTGCCGGCACCGCCAAGGTCACCTGCGGAGATGAAGAAAAGCTCATCACGGCCAACCAATCCACCTACGTGCCCCCTTGCACCAAGCATCGCCTGGAGAACCCTGGCGTCATCCCTCTGGTGATTATCGAGGTGCAAAACGGCCAGTACTTGGGCGAAGACGACATTGTCCGCTTCAGCGACGACTACGCCCGGGTTAACGGTGGGCAAAAGTAG
- a CDS encoding M48 family metalloprotease — MNEQEVVQWLEQALANPHLRLQAKAQPLRDSPKAYALVIMINRPAGLALNYEELTAWFQKAIPTRYPQVKRLALYSRPMGQQAADWKTQVRLDPEPTTTRWDPGMEFSESPDLSRYCFVSNRQLLTADLPQPPGLLRQAVLGFHSLTSGQKQEVLPLLPTLFRNPSTVSTVMLSVEAALWLEPLKSLNPHELRLLSVWLSRYCFNPSRTLAELDPATSGLKTGQTKRSYRAPQVGVSLMLASFAGNLTAASGVTLSLLFGMVFVLFLTVLGSLEGGFSLGSFIFAILLTLAFNALIFFLSPWLMDWIQHSLYGTEWVSLAEIGRRSPESAEVIQRVCRQYKLKQPKLGLIRDQNPTAFTYGSLPDTARIVVSEGLFTYLEDEEVATVYAHELGHVIHWDFAVMTLASTLVQILYLLYVYMRDARDNGKRGSLRSLALVAYFFYVAGSYLLLYLSRVREYFADHFAAETTGNPNGLSRALVKIAYGIVQEGEREQDEETRQRSARLLEGTRALGIYDAKAAVMAGTAYRVASDPGQVGRVFLWDLFNPWAWWMELNSTHPLTGKRVRALSTYAEQLDLPVEFDMASVVAQGKQLNRQQLYGNFLLDILLLNAEWLGAIVGALLGIPALQVGFYEMFAGLTLMGVGLGLLLKMTVMYPSLENPPALTVLKAMSNPYASPLRGLPMQLEGRVIGRGDPGYRFGSDLKFQDETGMIFLRYASRFGPLGNFLFGARQAGGVIGQEGSAVGWFRRGVAPYLDLARFQSRHGQLITSYHPFWQAMWAVLLLVVALLVMLF, encoded by the coding sequence ATGAACGAACAGGAAGTGGTGCAGTGGCTGGAGCAGGCGCTGGCCAATCCCCACCTTAGATTACAGGCCAAAGCCCAACCGCTCCGGGACAGCCCCAAGGCTTATGCCCTTGTCATTATGATCAACCGTCCTGCCGGCCTTGCTCTCAACTATGAGGAGTTGACGGCCTGGTTCCAAAAGGCAATCCCCACTCGTTACCCCCAAGTCAAACGGTTGGCCCTCTACAGCCGCCCCATGGGCCAGCAGGCTGCCGACTGGAAAACTCAGGTGAGGCTGGATCCGGAGCCGACAACGACCAGATGGGATCCCGGGATGGAGTTCTCAGAGAGTCCGGATCTAAGCCGCTACTGCTTTGTCAGCAATCGCCAGTTGCTTACTGCCGACCTTCCTCAGCCGCCTGGTTTGCTCCGCCAGGCGGTTTTGGGTTTTCACAGCCTCACTTCTGGGCAAAAGCAGGAGGTTCTGCCCCTCCTGCCCACCTTGTTTCGCAATCCCAGCACCGTCTCGACGGTGATGCTGTCGGTGGAGGCAGCCCTGTGGCTGGAGCCTCTGAAAAGCCTGAATCCTCACGAGCTGCGTCTATTGAGCGTTTGGCTGAGCCGCTATTGCTTCAACCCCAGCCGCACCCTAGCGGAATTGGATCCCGCCACCTCAGGTCTCAAAACCGGACAAACCAAGCGCAGCTACCGCGCCCCTCAGGTGGGGGTTTCGCTAATGTTGGCCAGCTTTGCCGGCAACCTGACGGCGGCCTCAGGTGTGACCCTGAGCCTGCTGTTCGGTATGGTGTTTGTGCTTTTCCTGACCGTCTTGGGCAGCTTAGAGGGGGGATTCTCTCTGGGCTCTTTCATCTTCGCCATTCTGCTCACCCTCGCCTTCAATGCCCTGATCTTCTTTTTGTCCCCTTGGCTGATGGACTGGATCCAGCACAGCCTCTATGGCACCGAGTGGGTAAGCTTGGCGGAAATTGGGCGTCGCAGCCCAGAGAGTGCAGAGGTGATTCAACGGGTTTGCCGCCAGTACAAGCTGAAGCAGCCGAAGCTGGGGCTGATCCGCGACCAAAACCCCACTGCTTTTACCTACGGCAGCCTGCCGGACACGGCCCGCATCGTCGTCAGCGAAGGGTTGTTCACCTACTTGGAAGATGAGGAGGTGGCTACAGTTTACGCCCACGAGCTGGGGCATGTGATCCACTGGGATTTCGCCGTCATGACCCTGGCTTCCACGTTGGTGCAGATTCTCTACCTTCTTTACGTCTACATGCGGGATGCGCGCGACAACGGCAAAAGAGGCAGCCTCCGCTCCCTGGCCTTGGTCGCCTACTTTTTCTATGTGGCCGGCTCCTACTTGTTGCTGTATCTGTCGCGGGTGCGGGAGTACTTTGCCGACCACTTTGCTGCCGAAACCACCGGCAACCCCAATGGGCTCTCGCGGGCTTTGGTGAAAATTGCCTACGGCATTGTGCAAGAGGGAGAGCGGGAACAGGATGAGGAAACCCGACAGCGCAGTGCTCGCCTGCTGGAAGGAACGCGGGCTTTGGGGATCTACGATGCCAAGGCGGCGGTGATGGCAGGGACGGCCTACCGGGTTGCCTCGGATCCCGGCCAGGTGGGCAGGGTATTTTTGTGGGATCTGTTTAACCCTTGGGCCTGGTGGATGGAGCTGAACTCCACCCATCCCCTCACGGGCAAACGGGTACGGGCGCTGAGCACCTATGCGGAGCAACTGGATCTGCCGGTGGAGTTCGATATGGCCAGCGTGGTTGCCCAGGGCAAGCAGCTCAACCGGCAACAGCTCTACGGGAACTTTCTGCTGGATATACTGCTGTTGAACGCCGAGTGGCTGGGGGCGATTGTGGGGGCGCTGCTCGGGATCCCAGCCTTGCAGGTGGGCTTCTATGAAATGTTTGCCGGGCTGACCCTGATGGGGGTGGGCTTGGGCCTGCTGCTGAAGATGACGGTGATGTACCCCAGTCTGGAAAACCCGCCGGCGTTGACCGTGCTGAAGGCGATGAGCAATCCCTACGCCAGCCCCTTGCGCGGGTTGCCGATGCAGTTGGAGGGGCGGGTGATCGGGCGGGGGGATCCGGGCTATCGCTTCGGCTCCGATCTCAAGTTCCAGGATGAGACAGGGATGATCTTCCTGCGCTATGCTTCCCGCTTTGGGCCGCTGGGCAACTTCCTGTTTGGAGCGCGCCAGGCAGGGGGGGTAATCGGCCAAGAGGGATCCGCGGTGGGGTGGTTCCGACGGGGGGTGGCCCCTTACCTGGATCTGGCCCGCTTTCAAAGCCGCCATGGCCAGCTCATCACCAGCTACCATCCCTTCTGGCAGGCTATGTGGGCTGTGCTGTTGTTAGTGGTTGCCCTGCTGGTGATGCTGTTCTAG
- a CDS encoding Fur family transcriptional regulator, which produces MVYTEEAFKAELNAKGWRATRQREIILQTFQNLPEGTHLSAEELHKKLREEGHNISLSTIYRTVKLMSRMGILRELELTEGHKHYEINQPAPHHHHHLVCVKTNKVIEFKNNAILNITQKVAEKYGFKVLDCQLTIIGISPEGQRSIL; this is translated from the coding sequence ATGGTCTACACCGAAGAGGCGTTCAAGGCAGAGCTCAATGCCAAAGGCTGGCGAGCCACTCGGCAGCGGGAGATCATCCTGCAAACGTTTCAAAACTTGCCTGAGGGCACGCATCTGAGCGCGGAGGAGTTGCACAAAAAGTTGCGGGAAGAAGGCCACAACATTAGCCTTTCCACCATTTACCGCACCGTCAAGCTGATGTCCCGCATGGGCATTTTGCGAGAACTGGAACTGACCGAAGGGCACAAACATTACGAGATCAACCAGCCGGCCCCCCACCACCACCACCATCTGGTGTGCGTCAAGACCAATAAGGTGATCGAGTTCAAAAACAACGCCATTCTTAACATCACCCAGAAGGTGGCAGAAAAGTACGGTTTCAAAGTGTTGGATTGCCAGCTCACCATTATTGGTATCAGCCCAGAAGGGCAGCGCTCGATTTTGTAG
- a CDS encoding D-alanyl-D-alanine carboxypeptidase has translation MLGLSPHSQATEQGSLQPQVETYLAQLAGRGFSPTAQGVWLQMEDPSPQRDRILVLGQHQGSTPLPAASLTKVATTLAALQHFGPQHRFVTPWLTTGSPTADGVLQGDLWVVGGEDPLFVWEEAFSVGNLLNAHGIRQVRGDLVVVGRFYMNFSRDVAQSGSLLRQGLDARRWPPEAEAQFQTLPPGTPRPQVEILGSVRVAQQIPPGAQVLLRHESPPLIHLVKLMNLYSNNSMAEMLADAVGGADQVAQIARAIAGIPPEELHLINGSGLGVENRISPRANVALLRAIQSLLEEQGLSLADAFAVVGQDVGVLERRLLPGILIAKSGTLRSVSTLAGVLPTEQGDIWFALMNGGSDLVGFRTQQGQFLSQLQSQWGSPATLPERWIPRSGDTGSRTELNPRL, from the coding sequence TTGCTGGGTTTGTCTCCCCATTCCCAGGCGACGGAGCAGGGATCCCTGCAACCTCAGGTGGAAACTTATCTGGCTCAGTTGGCCGGTCGGGGGTTTTCGCCCACAGCTCAGGGGGTTTGGCTGCAGATGGAGGATCCTTCGCCTCAGCGGGACAGAATCCTTGTTTTGGGACAGCATCAGGGATCCACACCCTTGCCGGCAGCTTCTTTGACCAAGGTGGCAACGACACTGGCCGCTTTGCAGCACTTTGGCCCACAACATCGCTTTGTAACCCCTTGGCTGACCACCGGCTCGCCAACAGCCGACGGGGTGCTGCAGGGGGATCTCTGGGTGGTGGGGGGGGAGGATCCCTTGTTTGTCTGGGAGGAAGCCTTCTCCGTCGGCAACCTGCTCAATGCTCATGGGATCCGCCAGGTGCGCGGGGATCTGGTGGTGGTGGGCCGCTTTTACATGAACTTTTCCCGGGATGTGGCGCAATCGGGATCCCTGTTGCGGCAGGGGCTGGATGCGCGGCGCTGGCCGCCAGAGGCGGAGGCCCAATTTCAAACCTTACCCCCCGGCACACCCAGACCGCAGGTGGAGATCTTGGGTTCGGTGCGGGTTGCCCAGCAGATCCCGCCCGGCGCTCAGGTTTTGCTCAGACATGAGTCCCCCCCCCTCATTCACCTGGTCAAGCTGATGAACCTCTACAGCAACAACTCCATGGCCGAGATGTTGGCCGATGCGGTGGGGGGTGCTGACCAGGTGGCCCAAATCGCCCGGGCCATCGCCGGGATCCCGCCCGAAGAGCTACACCTGATCAATGGTTCCGGGTTGGGGGTGGAAAACCGCATTTCTCCGCGGGCCAATGTAGCTTTGCTTCGAGCCATCCAGTCTCTTCTGGAGGAGCAGGGGCTCTCTCTTGCCGATGCTTTTGCCGTCGTTGGCCAAGATGTGGGAGTGTTGGAGCGGCGTCTGTTGCCAGGGATCCTAATTGCCAAGTCGGGCACCTTGAGGAGCGTCAGCACCTTGGCGGGTGTATTGCCAACCGAGCAGGGGGACATCTGGTTTGCCCTGATGAATGGCGGATCCGATCTGGTCGGCTTTCGCACCCAGCAGGGACAATTCCTCAGCCAGCTCCAGTCCCAATGGGGATCCCCTGCCACCTTGCCTGAGCGTTGGATCCCTCGCTCTGGGGATACGGGATCCCGCACGGAGCTGAACCCCCGTCTTTGA
- a CDS encoding TMEM165/GDT1 family protein produces the protein MAAPRSWQGQMALGLGLIALSSALCFGFLAVGQHYLYGDGSAVDFQPAGESLALSSAPEIGLPTTPPLPNPPSSDGNLPEGSPLQLWLVTFLTVFVAEMGDKTQLATLLMSAQSQSPWAIFFGSAGALVTASFFSVVLGEGLGQVIPPGWLQWLAGAGFLVIGGYVLWQEWRGNKLPEG, from the coding sequence ATGGCTGCGCCGCGTTCTTGGCAGGGGCAAATGGCCCTGGGCTTGGGGTTGATTGCCTTGTCCTCGGCTCTCTGTTTTGGCTTCTTGGCCGTTGGGCAGCACTATCTCTACGGGGATGGATCCGCTGTGGATTTCCAGCCTGCCGGGGAGAGTTTGGCCTTGTCTTCCGCCCCCGAGATTGGACTTCCGACGACACCGCCCCTCCCTAACCCCCCCTCTTCCGACGGCAATCTCCCAGAGGGATCCCCGCTGCAGCTCTGGCTTGTTACTTTTTTAACCGTGTTTGTGGCGGAAATGGGCGACAAAACCCAGTTGGCAACCTTGCTCATGAGTGCCCAATCCCAATCTCCTTGGGCGATCTTTTTCGGTTCCGCCGGTGCCTTGGTGACCGCCAGTTTTTTCAGCGTGGTGCTGGGAGAAGGTCTGGGGCAAGTCATTCCCCCAGGCTGGCTACAATGGTTGGCGGGTGCAGGGTTCCTGGTGATCGGGGGCTATGTATTATGGCAGGAGTGGCGGGGGAACAAGCTCCCAGAGGGCTAG
- a CDS encoding TMEM165/GDT1 family protein translates to MLIQDNDSRTPSFLLRQMAGRAALVSFGSILLAEMGDKTQLATLLLSARSQNAGVIFLGAAAALISTSLIGVWAGAWVARLIPPRWIKTLAGVGFVVMGLVLLWGSLPIAG, encoded by the coding sequence GTGTTGATCCAAGACAACGACAGCCGAACCCCGTCTTTTTTGCTGCGGCAAATGGCCGGACGGGCCGCCCTAGTGAGCTTTGGCTCGATTCTGCTGGCCGAAATGGGCGATAAAACCCAATTGGCGACCCTGCTCCTCAGTGCCCGCTCGCAAAACGCTGGGGTAATCTTTTTGGGCGCTGCTGCTGCTTTGATCAGCACCAGCCTAATTGGGGTGTGGGCAGGAGCTTGGGTGGCCCGCCTGATCCCACCTCGCTGGATCAAAACCCTGGCAGGCGTGGGGTTTGTTGTGATGGGCCTAGTCTTGTTGTGGGGATCCCTGCCCATAGCCGGCTGA
- the pyrH gene encoding UMP kinase, whose protein sequence is MKYRRILLKLSGEALMGERPYGIDPEVLKSIAGEVASVVRAGVQVAIVVGGGNIWRGRKEAAAQGMDQASADYVGMLATVINALTLQDAIERAGIPTRVQTAIAMQEVAEPYIRRRAIRHLEKGRVVIFGAGSGNPFFTTDTTAALRAAEIDAEVIFKATKVDGVYDADPKTHPQARRYDVLSYQDVLNRDLRVMDSTAIALCKENQLPIVVFDLTTPGNIYRVVQGEPIGTWIGQRTVENNGIPSPGELIPS, encoded by the coding sequence ATGAAATATCGACGGATTCTACTGAAGTTGAGTGGTGAAGCCCTGATGGGGGAGCGCCCCTACGGGATCGACCCCGAGGTCTTGAAGTCCATTGCCGGCGAAGTGGCCTCGGTGGTGCGGGCCGGTGTGCAGGTGGCGATTGTGGTGGGAGGGGGTAACATCTGGCGCGGGCGCAAAGAGGCGGCTGCCCAAGGGATGGATCAGGCTTCTGCCGACTACGTAGGGATGCTGGCCACCGTCATCAACGCCTTAACCCTGCAGGATGCCATTGAGCGAGCCGGGATCCCCACCCGGGTGCAGACGGCCATCGCCATGCAGGAGGTGGCGGAGCCCTATATTCGTCGCCGCGCCATTCGTCACCTGGAAAAGGGGCGGGTGGTGATTTTTGGGGCAGGATCTGGCAACCCCTTCTTCACCACCGATACCACTGCGGCCTTGCGGGCGGCGGAGATCGATGCCGAGGTGATTTTCAAAGCCACCAAGGTGGACGGAGTTTACGATGCGGATCCCAAGACTCACCCTCAGGCCCGCCGCTACGATGTCCTCAGCTATCAGGATGTGCTGAACCGCGATCTGCGGGTTATGGACAGCACCGCCATCGCCCTCTGCAAGGAAAATCAATTGCCCATCGTGGTCTTTGACCTGACTACCCCTGGCAATATTTATCGAGTGGTGCAGGGAGAACCCATCGGCACTTGGATCGGACAGCGGACGGTCGAGAACAACGGGATCCCCAGCCCAGGAGAGTTGATCCCAAGTTAG
- the mltG gene encoding endolytic transglycosylase MltG, producing the protein MVGLLTAGLLKARSVPPSGWCRVVYVQHSAQKDPVLPKCSAAQGAIPRSPHVATQRLRERWGRRLLQSLIFLLVLVGGLGYWQWQTWLQPVGGPEPIQVTIQPGSSSRLIGQKLRQAGVIRSALAWELWSRTFGRDWVFQAGTYALDPNQDMLAVAQQLRQGRILQRRLTIPEGWRIEQMAEALAQRNWLAADAFIAVTRVIPPLDWLPPNLSSLEGYLFPDTYLFPIEQVEGSLPDREKAQMVVDAMLQRFVAVALPLFRQHTTSLSLHEWVTLASIVEREAVVPEERALIAGVFLNRLKKGIPLGADPTLEYALNIRQTPDRRLTLTEVRTPSPYNTYLNPGLPPGPIASPGLASLKAVLQPEQTDYLYFVARYDGTHVFSKTLAEHEAAQLQIIQERRQAAQGSHHSPQPSP; encoded by the coding sequence GTGGTTGGCTTGCTAACTGCAGGGCTACTAAAAGCCCGCTCCGTACCGCCTAGCGGTTGGTGTCGGGTAGTTTACGTTCAGCATTCGGCCCAAAAGGATCCCGTCTTGCCCAAATGCTCTGCTGCCCAAGGCGCTATACCCAGGTCACCCCATGTTGCTACGCAACGCTTACGCGAACGCTGGGGTCGGCGTCTTTTGCAGAGCTTGATTTTCCTGTTGGTTCTGGTCGGGGGATTGGGCTACTGGCAGTGGCAGACCTGGCTACAGCCGGTGGGCGGCCCAGAACCGATCCAAGTAACAATCCAGCCGGGCAGCAGCAGCCGTCTGATCGGGCAAAAACTGCGCCAAGCAGGGGTGATTCGCTCAGCTCTGGCTTGGGAGCTGTGGAGCCGCACCTTCGGACGGGATTGGGTGTTTCAGGCGGGCACCTACGCTTTGGATCCCAACCAGGACATGCTGGCCGTGGCCCAGCAACTGCGGCAGGGAAGGATCCTGCAAAGACGTCTGACCATCCCGGAGGGTTGGCGCATCGAGCAAATGGCAGAGGCTCTGGCCCAGCGCAACTGGCTGGCAGCCGATGCCTTCATTGCCGTGACCCGGGTGATTCCCCCCCTCGACTGGCTGCCCCCCAACTTGAGCTCACTAGAAGGCTACCTGTTCCCAGACACCTATCTTTTCCCCATCGAACAGGTGGAGGGATCCCTGCCGGATCGGGAAAAGGCCCAGATGGTGGTCGACGCCATGCTGCAGCGATTTGTCGCGGTGGCCCTGCCCCTGTTTCGCCAGCACACCACTTCCCTGTCTCTGCACGAGTGGGTTACCCTGGCCAGCATTGTGGAGCGGGAGGCCGTGGTGCCGGAAGAACGCGCTTTGATTGCAGGTGTCTTTCTGAACCGGCTTAAGAAAGGGATCCCCCTGGGAGCCGATCCGACGCTGGAGTATGCCTTGAATATCCGGCAAACCCCAGATCGCCGCCTCACCCTTACGGAGGTGCGCACCCCCTCTCCCTACAACACCTACCTCAACCCGGGCTTGCCCCCCGGCCCCATCGCCAGTCCGGGCTTGGCCAGCCTAAAAGCCGTTTTGCAGCCTGAGCAAACCGACTATCTCTACTTTGTGGCCCGCTACGATGGCACCCACGTTTTCAGCAAAACCCTAGCAGAGCACGAGGCAGCCCAATTGCAAATTATTCAAGAGCGTCGGCAAGCTGCCCAGGGATCCCACCATAGTCCTCAACCCAGTCCTTAG
- a CDS encoding YqeG family HAD IIIA-type phosphatase, with amino-acid sequence MVHKPWFKLLQPDLVVAGTVLKLRAEDLWAWQVKGIIFDVDGTLVPSRQVEVDPAVAAWLEQLRPHFQIWLVSNNLNRNRIQQIGESLDLPYIHRAGKPSRRALRRAVAQMGLPVEAVAMVGDRLLTDILAGNRLGLVTVLVNSLLSEAVEKNPATL; translated from the coding sequence ATGGTACACAAACCTTGGTTCAAGCTCCTGCAACCGGATCTGGTGGTGGCCGGCACTGTCTTAAAGTTGCGGGCAGAAGACCTGTGGGCCTGGCAGGTAAAAGGCATCATCTTTGACGTAGACGGTACACTGGTGCCGAGCCGACAGGTTGAGGTGGATCCCGCTGTGGCTGCTTGGCTGGAGCAGTTGCGTCCGCACTTTCAAATTTGGCTGGTGAGCAACAACCTCAATCGCAACCGGATTCAACAAATCGGAGAAAGCCTGGATCTGCCTTACATTCACCGCGCTGGGAAACCCTCACGGCGGGCCTTGCGGCGGGCCGTAGCCCAGATGGGCTTGCCGGTAGAAGCAGTGGCTATGGTGGGAGACCGCCTGTTGACGGATATTTTGGCGGGCAATCGACTGGGGTTGGTAACCGTGCTGGTCAACTCCCTCTTGTCCGAAGCAGTCGAAAAGAACCCTGCTACCCTCTAG
- a CDS encoding thermonuclease family protein, whose translation MRTIPIVKSAMQRLKSMLQKSLRSAPTSPGSRSSLVSNGRSLIKLGSFLALPLIFSTLPAWALTVMARPDLRDLKRATVFRVVNYNTLVVQLEGDLDLRLVQLIGIDPLPDPINPNWTELRGQTPLAVYNAGQYLQTALLGREVFLELDPALAPAPTLPAYVWQANTLINQEMLFLGHGLLSPQTDGLKYGPILTEAADAAKRQGRGYWTTYGPR comes from the coding sequence ATGCGAACCATCCCTATTGTCAAGTCCGCCATGCAACGGCTAAAGTCCATGCTGCAAAAATCCCTGCGTTCTGCTCCGACTTCCCCCGGCTCCAGATCCTCGCTTGTATCCAATGGACGGAGCCTGATCAAGCTGGGCAGCTTTCTGGCCTTGCCTTTGATATTCTCGACATTGCCCGCTTGGGCTTTAACAGTGATGGCGCGTCCAGATCTGCGCGACCTCAAACGTGCAACCGTGTTTCGGGTGGTCAACTACAACACCCTGGTTGTTCAGCTTGAAGGGGATTTGGATTTGCGGCTGGTGCAACTGATTGGGATCGATCCCTTGCCTGACCCGATCAACCCCAACTGGACGGAGTTGCGCGGACAAACCCCTCTGGCAGTTTACAATGCCGGCCAATATCTGCAGACTGCTCTGCTGGGACGTGAGGTGTTTTTGGAGTTGGATCCTGCCCTAGCCCCTGCTCCCACCTTGCCTGCCTACGTTTGGCAAGCCAACACCCTCATCAACCAGGAAATGCTGTTTTTGGGGCACGGCCTGTTGTCGCCACAAACCGATGGCTTGAAGTACGGCCCCATTCTTACTGAAGCTGCCGATGCAGCCAAAAGACAAGGACGCGGCTATTGGACAACCTACGGCCCTCGCTAG